One Papaver somniferum cultivar HN1 chromosome 10, ASM357369v1, whole genome shotgun sequence genomic window carries:
- the LOC113316079 gene encoding uncharacterized protein LOC113316079, which yields MIQKLIDAGEIKEYVQKPGQIGKRLRKLFEYYCELYKIDGKEVDEYEEWMSAPLTFSADDVEEDMEDHNDPLVPTLPVSGWNIKKILIDGGSSVNVLFYDTFKRMKLNDEQLMSSYYTIYGFNGAAMKPLGDIVLEVKAGPMKVSTRFSVVDAPSSYNAIIGRRWVHKIKGVAATYHQYLRFPSPKEEITIKEDQVTARECQAQKTN from the exons atgattcagaaacttattgaCGCTGGAGAGATCAAGGAGTACGTCCAAAAGCCAG GGCAGATTGGAAAAAGATTAAGGAAACTGTTTGAGTATTACTGTGAGTTATacaagatcgatgggaaagaagTCGATGAGTACGAAGAGTGGATGAGCGCGCCGCTAACATTTTCCGCTGATGATGTAGAAGaggatatggaagatcataacgacCCTTTGGTACCCACTTTACCCGTCTCTGGGTGGAACATAAAGAAGATCTTGATCGATGGAGGAAGTTCAGTCAACGTACTATTTTATGATACCTTCAAGCGGATGAAGTTAAATGACGAACAACTGATGTCTTCATACTATACCATATACGGATTCAACGGAGCAGCTATGAAGCCTCTGGGGGACATCGTTCTTGAAGTCAAGGCAGGGCCAATGAAAGTAAGCACAAGATTCAGCGTAGTTGATGCACCGTCGTCTTACAACGCCATCATTGGACGGCGATGGGTACATAAAATCAAGGGAGtagcggcaacataccaccaatatctaAGGTTCCCAAGTCCCAAAGAAGAAATAACAATCAAAGAAGATCAAGTCACTGCTCGAGAATGCCAGGCCCAAAAAACCAACTAA
- the LOC113315130 gene encoding late embryogenesis abundant protein 1-like — protein sequence MSSQNFNAGQAKGHAQAKTQEWVESAKDTAQSARDKTADAAIATSDSCQQKKEEASGFLQQTGEQVMNMAHGAMEGVKNTLGVNDNTSHSHNK from the exons ATGTCTTCTCAAAACTTCAATGCAGGACAAGCTAAAGGTCATGCACAG GCCAAGACACAAGAATGGGTAGAGTCTGCTAAGGACACAGCTCAATCAGCTAGGGACAAGACAGCCGATGCAGCCATTGCCACATCCGATTCTTGCCAACAGAAAAAGGAAGAGGCCTCTGGCTTCCTCCAACAG ACAGGAGAGCAGGTGATGAACATGGCACATGGTGCAATGGAAGGTGTCAAGAATACACTTGGAGTTAATGACAACACTAGCCACAGTCACAACAAATAG